One Rubinisphaera margarita DNA window includes the following coding sequences:
- a CDS encoding dienelactone hydrolase family protein, producing MRSTPRLLTWAALLAFAIPTALTAAEPAGGWKPSSELGEKLSKRSTDRNGGRTFIGSEEQVPDYTLPEVLETRDGEDVETEKEWKNVRRPEVLELFRKHVYGRAPVGRPENMTFDVYDVDRTAMDGTATRKRVKITFQNRGKSLSVNVVIFVPNDRQGPAPAFLLICNRDRENIDPTRKNKVEYWPAEEIVARGYAAVAFFNGEVDPDNFDEFKNGIHGLYDNPNGRQDDSWATLAAWAWGASRVLDYLETDDSIDAKHVGVVGHSRGGKTSLWAGASDERFAMVVSNNSGCGGAALSMRQFGETVGQINRVFPHWFCDNFSKYNENEQDLPVDQHMLIALSAPRLVYVTSSDEDLWADPYGEFLSAKHASPVWELFGKTGLGAEEMPALNEPIQKGSIGYHIRSGGHGLTLYDWQQFMNFADKHWNK from the coding sequence ATGCGATCGACACCCCGACTGCTCACTTGGGCCGCCCTTCTGGCTTTTGCCATTCCGACCGCTCTCACAGCCGCTGAACCGGCTGGAGGCTGGAAGCCTTCGTCGGAACTTGGCGAGAAGCTTTCGAAACGTTCGACCGACCGGAATGGGGGACGGACATTTATCGGCAGTGAAGAGCAGGTCCCCGATTACACGCTGCCCGAGGTGCTCGAAACCAGAGACGGCGAGGACGTTGAAACCGAAAAGGAGTGGAAGAACGTTCGTCGCCCCGAGGTGCTTGAGCTGTTCCGCAAGCACGTTTACGGCCGGGCTCCCGTGGGGCGTCCCGAGAACATGACGTTCGACGTTTACGACGTTGATCGCACCGCGATGGACGGCACGGCGACGCGGAAGCGGGTGAAGATTACCTTCCAGAATCGTGGCAAATCGCTTTCGGTGAACGTCGTGATCTTCGTGCCGAATGATCGTCAGGGGCCGGCTCCCGCCTTCCTGCTGATCTGCAATCGCGACAGGGAGAACATCGATCCCACGCGAAAGAACAAAGTGGAATACTGGCCGGCCGAGGAGATCGTTGCCCGCGGATACGCCGCGGTCGCCTTCTTCAATGGCGAGGTCGATCCCGACAACTTCGATGAGTTCAAGAACGGAATCCACGGACTCTACGACAATCCGAACGGAAGGCAGGACGATTCCTGGGCCACTCTGGCGGCCTGGGCATGGGGAGCGAGCCGTGTGCTCGATTATCTGGAGACCGATGATTCGATCGACGCGAAGCACGTCGGCGTGGTCGGTCACTCACGCGGTGGTAAAACGTCTCTCTGGGCGGGAGCATCGGACGAGCGGTTCGCGATGGTTGTTTCCAACAACTCCGGTTGTGGCGGCGCAGCTCTTTCCATGCGACAGTTCGGAGAAACCGTCGGCCAGATCAATCGCGTCTTCCCGCACTGGTTCTGTGACAACTTCTCGAAGTACAACGAGAACGAACAGGATCTGCCGGTCGACCAGCACATGCTGATCGCCCTTTCCGCACCGCGGCTGGTGTATGTCACAAGTTCTGATGAAGACCTGTGGGCCGACCCTTACGGGGAGTTCCTTTCGGCGAAACATGCGTCCCCGGTGTGGGAGCTGTTCGGCAAAACCGGTCTGGGAGCCGAGGAGATGCCGGCTCTGAACGAACCGATTCAGAAAGGCTCCATCGGCTACCACATCCGCAGCGGCGGGCACGGCCTGACGCTCTACGACTGGCAGCAGTTCATGAACTTCGCCGACAAGCACTGGAACAAGTAG
- a CDS encoding magnesium chelatase — translation MTQLAQTLQELRESGWKSRSVKEEIQANFLKALSAGEELFPGIIGYESTVVPEISIAILAAHDMLFLGEKGQAKSRLMRSLVRFLDPHIPYLDHPDIPVHDDPYHPISAAGKRYVAETDPADVKIAWWPREERYAERLAPGTKFADVIGEIDPSKLIGGVSMSTEAALHFGLIPRMHRGIFAMNELPELDELVQVGLFNILEERDVQIRGYPIKFDLDILILFSANPATYNRSGKVIPQLKDRIGALIQTHYPRDRDLGIQITQQEAADVEDDQFPVVVPYFMREIIEQITVQARKSKYIDQDSGVSARFSNANYRTMIASARRRAVLLNESPAVPRISDLGHLYASSLGKLELDLMGSHQMRETQVLEAIIAEAIRVIFDEYVDKHGLDEISHIFSRGVKIEVGDLLPSSDYADRLQRVPPVWEKAFELNAAEDPAVRASCVEFVLAGLHATDRISRAQHHGRMTYEIE, via the coding sequence ATGACTCAACTCGCTCAGACGCTCCAGGAACTTCGCGAAAGCGGCTGGAAATCCCGTTCGGTGAAAGAAGAGATTCAGGCAAACTTTCTCAAGGCACTCTCCGCCGGCGAGGAACTGTTTCCCGGCATCATCGGCTACGAAAGCACGGTGGTGCCCGAGATCAGCATCGCAATTCTGGCCGCTCACGACATGCTGTTCCTCGGTGAAAAAGGACAGGCCAAGAGCCGCTTGATGCGATCGCTGGTCCGCTTTCTCGACCCGCACATTCCCTATCTCGATCATCCCGATATCCCGGTGCACGACGATCCGTATCACCCGATCTCCGCTGCCGGCAAGCGATATGTTGCCGAGACCGATCCGGCTGACGTGAAGATCGCCTGGTGGCCCCGCGAAGAACGCTACGCCGAACGACTCGCTCCGGGGACGAAGTTCGCGGACGTCATCGGCGAGATCGATCCGTCCAAGCTGATTGGCGGCGTGAGCATGTCGACCGAGGCCGCTCTGCACTTCGGGCTCATCCCCCGCATGCACCGCGGCATCTTCGCGATGAACGAACTGCCGGAACTCGACGAACTCGTTCAGGTGGGGCTGTTCAACATTCTGGAAGAACGGGACGTCCAGATTCGCGGCTATCCGATCAAGTTCGATCTCGACATTCTGATTCTGTTCTCCGCCAACCCGGCGACCTACAACCGCAGCGGAAAAGTGATTCCGCAGTTGAAGGACCGTATCGGAGCGTTGATTCAGACGCACTATCCGCGCGACCGCGATCTCGGCATTCAAATTACCCAGCAGGAAGCCGCCGACGTCGAGGACGATCAGTTCCCGGTCGTCGTGCCGTATTTCATGCGGGAGATTATCGAACAGATTACCGTTCAGGCCCGCAAATCGAAGTACATCGACCAGGACTCCGGCGTCTCCGCTCGGTTCTCAAATGCCAACTACCGCACAATGATCGCCAGCGCCCGCCGGCGAGCCGTGCTGTTGAACGAGTCTCCGGCTGTTCCCCGCATCAGCGATCTGGGGCATCTGTATGCCTCATCACTCGGCAAGCTCGAACTCGATCTGATGGGCAGTCATCAGATGCGGGAAACGCAGGTGCTCGAAGCGATCATCGCGGAAGCCATTCGCGTTATCTTCGACGAATACGTCGACAAGCACGGTCTCGACGAGATCTCGCACATCTTCTCTCGCGGCGTGAAAATCGAAGTCGGCGACCTGCTTCCGTCGAGCGATTACGCAGACCGCCTGCAACGTGTGCCGCCCGTCTGGGAGAAAGCCTTCGAACTCAACGCGGCTGAAGATCCGGCTGTCCGAGCCTCATGCGTCGAATTCGTCCTCGCCGGCCTGCACGCCACCGACCGCATCAGCCGTGCTCAGCATCACGGACGAATGACGTACGAAATCGAGTAG
- the argC gene encoding N-acetyl-gamma-glutamyl-phosphate reductase, whose product MPSSASKTRVAVIGATGYTALELILILLRHPNVEITVATTRQTDAPRLSDIHPSLRSRIDLACTLLDAREVAQKADVAFTCLPHTASMEAIPSLLAEGVKVVDLSADYRLIDPQVYEQWYGHVHTDPTRLGTCVYGLPELYRSQIAGHDLIANPGCYTSTSILGLAPLLCEGLIEPGGICIDGKSGVSGAGRTPKMTTLFPECNESVMAYSVGNHRHTPEIDQVLSDVSGKEVEVVFTPHLIPMDRGLQCSIYARAATEASEADLLEVFRSFYADQPFVRITENLPRTKDVTYTNFCDITVRASRGVVQVFSVLDNLIKGASGVAVQNFNLMCGYDETTGLLP is encoded by the coding sequence ATGCCTTCGTCCGCCTCCAAAACCCGCGTCGCCGTCATCGGCGCCACCGGTTACACCGCTCTCGAGCTGATTCTCATCCTGCTCAGACATCCCAACGTCGAAATTACGGTCGCCACGACCCGACAGACGGATGCTCCCAGGCTCAGCGATATTCATCCGTCGCTCAGAAGCCGGATTGATCTGGCCTGCACGCTGCTCGACGCCCGCGAAGTTGCTCAGAAAGCGGATGTTGCGTTCACCTGCCTGCCGCACACAGCCAGCATGGAAGCGATTCCGAGTCTCCTGGCAGAAGGAGTCAAAGTCGTCGATTTGAGTGCAGACTATCGCCTCATCGATCCTCAGGTGTATGAGCAGTGGTACGGACATGTGCACACGGACCCCACTCGCCTCGGCACCTGTGTTTACGGCTTGCCGGAACTCTATCGCAGTCAGATTGCCGGCCACGATCTCATTGCCAATCCCGGCTGTTACACCAGCACGTCGATTCTGGGCCTCGCTCCCCTGCTCTGCGAAGGATTGATCGAACCGGGCGGGATCTGCATCGATGGGAAAAGCGGCGTCTCCGGTGCGGGCCGTACGCCGAAGATGACCACGCTCTTTCCGGAATGTAACGAGAGCGTGATGGCTTACTCCGTCGGCAACCATCGACACACGCCCGAGATCGATCAGGTCCTGTCAGACGTCAGCGGTAAAGAGGTTGAAGTCGTCTTCACGCCGCACCTGATCCCGATGGATCGCGGCTTGCAATGCTCGATCTACGCCCGAGCCGCCACCGAGGCTTCGGAAGCCGATCTGCTGGAAGTCTTCCGCTCGTTCTACGCCGATCAGCCCTTCGTCCGCATCACGGAGAACCTGCCCCGGACGAAGGATGTCACTTACACCAACTTCTGTGACATCACCGTACGAGCCTCCCGCGGCGTCGTTCAGGTCTTTTCCGTGCTCGACAACCTGATCAAGGGAGCCTCCGGCGTCGCCGTGCAGAACTTCAACCTGATGTGCGGCTACGACGAAACCACCGGGCTTTTGCCGTAG
- a CDS encoding aminotransferase class V-fold PLP-dependent enzyme — translation MKSLWTLDPNITYLNHGSFGPSPLPVQQAQREWMQKLEANPMNFLVRERETCIDNTLQQLAEFVGARATDLVPVRNATVGMNIVANSLPLAENDEILLTDHEYGAVQRLWQKRTAAAGAKITIASLPAVFQDADTIVEAIFSRVTERTRLIVVSHVTSSTALVLPVEQICRRARKEKIPVVIDGPHAIAMRPLRLQQLGCDFYTVSCHKWLSAGFGSGFLYVHPRWQHKLDPPIVSWGGTPYGRPRTWQDEYLWLGTDDPAPFLSISAALDFLQEFGIDRFRHETHELAARARQQLLDQLETAPLSTDSIDWYGSMVTVPLPETVEVPDSWTGKPHPLQENLWKKHRIEIPIIKWNHRMNIRVSCHLYNSQEEIDRLLQALRTELG, via the coding sequence ATGAAATCACTCTGGACTCTCGACCCGAACATCACGTATCTCAACCACGGATCGTTCGGCCCCTCTCCACTTCCCGTCCAGCAGGCTCAACGTGAGTGGATGCAGAAGCTCGAAGCCAACCCAATGAATTTTCTCGTTCGCGAGCGGGAAACATGCATCGACAACACGCTGCAGCAGCTCGCCGAGTTCGTCGGAGCGCGAGCAACCGATCTTGTCCCGGTTCGCAATGCGACCGTCGGCATGAACATCGTCGCCAATTCGCTGCCACTCGCTGAGAACGACGAGATCCTGCTGACCGACCACGAGTATGGAGCCGTGCAGCGACTCTGGCAAAAACGGACAGCCGCCGCTGGAGCGAAGATCACCATCGCCTCACTGCCCGCCGTTTTTCAGGACGCCGACACGATTGTCGAGGCGATCTTCAGCCGCGTCACCGAACGAACGCGGCTCATCGTCGTCAGCCATGTGACCTCGTCGACGGCTCTGGTTCTGCCGGTGGAGCAGATCTGCCGCCGCGCTCGCAAAGAAAAGATTCCCGTCGTCATCGATGGACCGCATGCCATTGCAATGCGTCCCCTGCGACTGCAGCAGCTCGGCTGCGACTTCTACACGGTGAGCTGTCACAAATGGCTGTCGGCCGGTTTTGGCAGCGGGTTTCTGTACGTGCATCCGCGCTGGCAGCACAAACTTGATCCGCCGATTGTCAGCTGGGGCGGCACTCCCTACGGACGCCCGCGGACGTGGCAGGATGAATACCTCTGGCTCGGCACCGATGACCCGGCTCCCTTTCTCAGTATCTCTGCTGCTCTCGATTTCCTGCAGGAATTCGGCATCGACCGCTTTCGCCACGAAACTCATGAACTGGCCGCCCGAGCGCGTCAGCAACTTCTCGATCAGCTGGAAACCGCTCCCCTCTCCACCGATTCGATCGACTGGTATGGCTCCATGGTCACCGTGCCGCTTCCCGAAACTGTCGAAGTTCCGGATTCGTGGACCGGCAAACCCCATCCTCTGCAGGAGAATCTCTGGAAGAAGCATCGAATTGAGATTCCGATCATCAAATGGAATCATCGCATGAACATTCGGGTCTCTTGCCATCTGTATAATTCGCAGGAGGAGATCGACCGACTGCTCCAGGCGTTGAGAACCGAACTCGGCTGA
- a CDS encoding efflux RND transporter periplasmic adaptor subunit, whose product MLFLSKRLRSALFVTLCTLGLFCANAPDLHAQRPDPNAQPAATQLIIKREAIHPISPDKFRVPISLAPTRQLDIRSLNEGIVQNIRVQPGGKVSGQEEVLRIESAKAIKQLDRAKANLKVATIRRDLARGQTGPQAQANLDLAEAELDVAEADLDLAQLNHDNTSIRAPFAGEILNIAVTVGTFVNEGDLLMVLRDSTELSARIPVDRQKVKQGDTLEVQLDNGVAKGTVQTVLPLTNEWQSLRQLIDTAAIAVVVIDNKDRRFEDGQTVYSSIVPRQSVIEIPNTALKNSETGTRLVQVLRDNLVRDIEVELLGAIGDSRSYVAGPFQSDDELITESSQVLLDSTVVMPATQANTQTAPATPSNTPQRRTFNPDL is encoded by the coding sequence ATGTTGTTTCTGTCCAAGCGTTTGCGTTCTGCTCTGTTCGTGACACTTTGCACTCTGGGATTGTTCTGCGCGAACGCCCCGGACCTTCACGCGCAGCGGCCCGATCCGAACGCTCAACCAGCCGCAACTCAGTTGATCATCAAGCGGGAAGCGATCCATCCAATTTCCCCAGACAAGTTTCGCGTCCCAATCAGCCTCGCGCCCACCCGTCAGCTCGATATCCGATCGCTCAACGAGGGCATCGTGCAGAACATTCGTGTTCAGCCGGGAGGAAAGGTCAGCGGGCAGGAAGAAGTCTTGCGAATCGAGTCGGCCAAAGCGATTAAACAGCTAGACCGGGCCAAAGCCAATCTCAAAGTCGCGACGATCCGTCGTGACCTGGCGCGGGGGCAAACGGGTCCACAAGCTCAGGCCAATCTCGATCTGGCTGAAGCAGAGCTCGATGTCGCGGAAGCTGATCTCGATCTGGCCCAGCTCAACCATGACAACACCTCAATTCGGGCACCATTCGCGGGGGAAATCCTGAACATCGCCGTGACTGTGGGGACCTTCGTTAACGAGGGCGACCTGCTGATGGTACTTCGGGACTCGACGGAACTCAGTGCCCGCATTCCGGTCGATCGCCAGAAGGTCAAACAGGGAGATACACTGGAAGTCCAGCTCGACAACGGGGTGGCCAAGGGCACCGTGCAGACCGTTTTGCCGCTGACCAACGAATGGCAGTCGCTTCGCCAGCTGATCGATACGGCCGCTATTGCCGTTGTCGTGATCGATAACAAGGATCGCCGCTTCGAAGATGGTCAGACCGTCTACTCGTCAATTGTCCCGCGTCAGTCCGTGATTGAGATTCCGAATACGGCTCTGAAGAACTCAGAGACAGGGACGCGCCTCGTTCAAGTCCTGAGAGACAATCTGGTCCGAGACATTGAAGTGGAACTCCTGGGAGCAATTGGCGACTCCCGCTCCTATGTCGCCGGTCCGTTCCAGAGCGACGACGAGTTGATCACCGAGAGCAGCCAGGTCCTTCTCGACAGCACGGTCGTAATGCCTGCCACACAGGCCAATACCCAGACTGCCCCAGCCACGCCCTCCAACACGCCGCAGCGACGAACGTTCAATCCGGACCTGTAA
- a CDS encoding CvpA family protein, protein MWYDIVCLVILALSVWRGMAKGFVWQLASIAGIVLCFIFAETVSIAVAPLTGLEPPLSRWVAILGLYVVGSFFAFAIARSIQAGLEKAKFEDYDRHLGAIFGGIKGAVICLIATFFLFTLSEQSRELVIHSNSGYASAVLFEQIQPVMPAELEALLEPYMDGFDRETMAEHRRHHQVEEGPDLFDVHGDHDGHDHDHDDDDGHNVSPISSGGNASKSPFGETVVDNSINDLVKKIPGLFSPELQQIVYETLQSTDPKDRPELVEKLSSGMPGVVRQVAEQWQNGKPTNAAEPLVTDWRQHRAYLLREIAAIYTEHTDAQRSIMEEVVYALHGVPDAVTVSVLEDWHADLKNKEPDPDPATDIRTTLDRRVVNQLAKARISLGSLPSDLRDRLSSVR, encoded by the coding sequence ATGTGGTACGATATCGTTTGCCTGGTCATTCTCGCGCTCTCGGTCTGGCGAGGAATGGCAAAGGGTTTCGTGTGGCAACTGGCGTCGATCGCCGGGATCGTTCTCTGTTTCATTTTCGCTGAAACGGTCTCCATTGCCGTGGCTCCGCTGACCGGACTGGAGCCTCCTCTCAGCCGCTGGGTAGCCATTCTCGGACTCTATGTGGTCGGCTCCTTCTTCGCCTTCGCCATCGCCCGATCCATTCAGGCCGGCCTGGAGAAAGCCAAGTTCGAAGACTACGACCGGCACCTGGGCGCCATTTTTGGCGGGATCAAAGGAGCCGTCATCTGTCTGATCGCCACGTTCTTTCTGTTCACGCTGTCGGAGCAGTCCCGCGAACTGGTGATTCACTCGAATTCCGGCTATGCCTCCGCCGTTCTCTTCGAGCAAATCCAGCCCGTCATGCCCGCTGAACTCGAAGCTCTGCTTGAACCCTACATGGACGGCTTCGACCGGGAAACGATGGCCGAACATCGTCGACATCACCAGGTTGAAGAAGGCCCGGACCTGTTCGACGTTCATGGCGATCATGACGGACACGATCATGATCACGACGATGACGATGGGCACAATGTTTCCCCGATCAGCTCCGGCGGCAATGCGAGCAAGAGCCCGTTTGGCGAAACGGTTGTCGATAACTCCATCAACGACCTGGTAAAGAAGATCCCCGGCCTTTTCAGTCCGGAACTGCAGCAAATCGTTTACGAGACTCTGCAGAGCACCGATCCGAAGGACCGCCCGGAACTGGTAGAAAAGCTGAGTTCCGGCATGCCGGGCGTCGTCCGCCAGGTCGCCGAGCAGTGGCAGAACGGTAAACCAACAAACGCAGCCGAACCTCTGGTCACCGACTGGCGTCAGCATCGGGCCTACCTGCTCCGCGAAATCGCCGCGATCTACACCGAACACACCGACGCCCAACGCTCCATCATGGAAGAAGTCGTTTACGCCCTGCATGGGGTGCCGGACGCCGTCACGGTGTCCGTCCTCGAAGACTGGCACGCCGATTTGAAGAACAAGGAACCCGATCCGGATCCGGCAACCGACATACGAACAACGCTCGACCGCCGGGTCGTCAACCAACTGGCCAAAGCCCGCATCTCGCTGGGTTCCCTCCCCTCCGACCTCCGCGACCGCCTCAGCAGCGTCCGGTAA
- a CDS encoding agmatine deiminase family protein: MAEPMTPAELGYRWPAEWEPHAGTWLSWAHNQDSWPGKFEPVPAIFAEFARQVARFEPVNILATGDVLRQARELLDGVENIHFHDVPTNDCWIRDHGPWVLTHPERGSLLVDWEYNAWGGKYPPFDSDNAVPDRIARILDLPTIKPGLIMEGGSVENNGGGTLLVTSQCLLNPNRNADSSREEIEDALCEMTGAEQVLWLFDADDESLSGDDTDAHIDQLARFVSPTKILAMWTDDENDPNSPLLKQMHEQLAGFRDLEDRPFEIVKLPLPEPVIYDNQQLPASYANFYIANGVVIVPTFRCEQDQTALRIISEAFPDREIIGIDAVDLVWGLGAFHCASMQQTAG; encoded by the coding sequence ATGGCTGAGCCGATGACGCCTGCTGAACTCGGATACCGCTGGCCGGCCGAATGGGAGCCGCACGCCGGAACGTGGCTTTCGTGGGCTCATAACCAGGATTCGTGGCCCGGAAAGTTTGAACCGGTTCCCGCCATCTTTGCCGAGTTTGCTCGACAGGTCGCGCGGTTCGAGCCAGTCAACATTCTGGCGACGGGCGATGTGCTCAGGCAGGCTCGCGAACTCCTCGACGGGGTTGAGAACATCCATTTTCACGACGTCCCGACGAATGACTGCTGGATTCGTGATCACGGTCCGTGGGTTCTGACGCACCCGGAACGGGGCTCGCTGCTCGTCGACTGGGAATACAACGCCTGGGGCGGGAAGTATCCTCCGTTCGATTCCGATAACGCTGTTCCGGACAGGATCGCCCGCATTCTCGATCTGCCCACCATTAAGCCCGGGTTGATCATGGAAGGGGGAAGCGTCGAGAACAACGGGGGAGGGACTCTGCTCGTGACGAGCCAGTGTCTGCTCAACCCGAACCGCAATGCAGACAGCAGCCGGGAGGAAATCGAAGACGCTCTCTGCGAGATGACCGGAGCGGAACAGGTCCTGTGGCTGTTCGACGCCGACGATGAATCGCTGTCCGGCGACGACACCGACGCCCACATCGACCAGCTGGCCCGCTTTGTCTCGCCGACGAAGATCCTGGCCATGTGGACCGACGACGAAAACGATCCGAATTCTCCGCTGCTCAAACAGATGCACGAGCAGCTGGCTGGTTTTCGTGATCTGGAAGACCGTCCCTTCGAGATCGTCAAACTCCCGCTGCCCGAACCGGTGATCTACGACAACCAGCAACTCCCTGCGTCCTACGCCAACTTTTACATCGCCAACGGCGTCGTGATCGTTCCGACCTTCCGCTGCGAACAGGACCAGACCGCTCTGCGAATCATCAGCGAAGCCTTCCCCGACCGCGAGATCATCGGCATCGATGCCGTGGATTTGGTCTGGGGACTGGGAGCATTCCACTGCGCCAGCATGCAACAAACCGCCGGGTAG
- a CDS encoding carbon-nitrogen hydrolase: MKNKNARSFNAAALQMSCSDDKQANIDKAEQQIREAAAAGANLVCLQELFHGLYPCQSEDHDRFDEAEPIPGPITDHMQGLAKELGIVLVVSMFERRAAGLYHNTAVVFDVDGRQCGIYRKMHIPDDPLYYEKFYFTPGDLGFRSFETSLGRVGVCVCWDQWFPEAARMTALTGAEVLVYPTAIGWHPSEKEEFGASQYSAWQTMMRSHSIANGIHVVAPNRVGMEGEIQFWGGSFISDPYGNVLCQAAHDKEQILYADLDLSLMNTARTHWPFLRDRRIDAYAGLCKRFIDETTNG; this comes from the coding sequence ATGAAAAACAAGAACGCCCGTTCCTTCAACGCCGCCGCTCTGCAGATGTCCTGCAGCGATGACAAGCAGGCCAACATCGATAAAGCCGAGCAGCAGATCCGCGAAGCCGCCGCTGCCGGGGCGAACCTCGTCTGTCTGCAGGAGCTGTTTCACGGGCTCTATCCGTGTCAGTCGGAAGACCACGATCGCTTCGACGAAGCCGAGCCGATTCCGGGGCCAATCACTGACCACATGCAGGGCCTGGCGAAGGAACTCGGTATCGTCCTGGTCGTTTCGATGTTCGAACGCCGGGCGGCTGGCCTCTATCACAACACGGCTGTCGTTTTCGATGTCGATGGTCGCCAGTGCGGCATTTACCGGAAGATGCACATTCCGGATGACCCGCTGTATTACGAGAAGTTCTACTTCACGCCGGGCGATCTCGGCTTCCGCAGTTTCGAAACGAGTCTCGGTCGCGTGGGCGTCTGCGTCTGCTGGGATCAATGGTTTCCCGAAGCGGCTCGCATGACGGCTCTGACCGGAGCCGAAGTGCTCGTTTACCCGACCGCGATCGGCTGGCATCCCAGCGAGAAGGAAGAGTTCGGAGCCAGCCAGTACTCGGCGTGGCAGACGATGATGCGGTCGCATTCAATCGCCAACGGCATTCATGTCGTCGCTCCCAACCGCGTCGGGATGGAAGGGGAGATTCAGTTCTGGGGCGGCTCGTTCATCAGCGACCCGTACGGCAACGTCCTCTGCCAGGCGGCTCACGACAAAGAACAGATTCTGTACGCTGATCTCGATCTGTCCCTTATGAACACGGCTCGCACGCACTGGCCGTTCCTGCGGGATCGGCGGATCGATGCCTACGCCGGACTCTGCAAACGCTTCATCGACGAGACAACCAATGGCTGA